In the Aythya fuligula isolate bAytFul2 chromosome 8, bAytFul2.pri, whole genome shotgun sequence genome, one interval contains:
- the FNDC7 gene encoding fibronectin type III domain-containing protein 7 yields the protein MCGLKSRSLVFLGLVYNSLEMVFSSSTGFSMSIYDVTSRSIYLRWPKFSGAFTYRITATAVNTVGHSLQAHFSGITFTGTLTSLIPNTVYVIQAEAIDMNGIILAETQIMQSTAPDIPVINQAYSKLSNSITVEWRAVPGATSYLLSAQDGDSCIETIVTNPPGTVMGLKPATSYRITIRSINAGGKSQPSLFRKAKTVLAAPVLSVSSPSCDSIAVSWKAVYMAAGFSVSLMRSDGLGRMLKQNTTNTSFVFTNLDPGTLYTIKAYAWNANGLPGDDFTYNQRTSPQAPVDVQVVFNSGALRAVVSWMPAEGALTYTVTASSGLLKLNCNTSSASCMVLPLQCGSEYSVSVTAHNDAGSSKPTDAVSLKTIPCAPGNISIEEDEPGNLLVSWSSVNFGHYYVVFVKSDDGLEVHCNTSHTQCHFQSDCGFTYFISVFAYNKAGQSPLGDVFNYTTAPCCPSDFHAVLVTSDTVEVTWAPVRGAELYETKAAEGSSAVLCNDTAPACTLSALRCNTLYNITVYSFSEARGSNTSCTSKYVATAPCSPEIKNISKEALSVVTVHWQSNNEEATYTVTARGEAGLWHCTSSGNFCTLVNLPCGSAFSVSAIARSPVGQSLPSYSVPLETAPCCPNDLTLTQVTQSVTNISWSAGMGAQTYVTVLESSKGWAKCHTLQTYCLLGCISCGTTYTVSLRAISETGLTSSCTYQGYSSSACCPSGVKLYRIGNNGIRVYWRASAEAKSYNTDLRGSKGNFTCTPSSGRSYCDITEIPCGDVYTVVVSPVTDKEPKLTFCPKKIYSVTCSGSSVGMVIYRGKNNAEHV from the exons ATGTGCGGCTTAAAAAGTCGGTCATTAGTTTTCCTTGGACTGGTTTACAACAGCCTAGAAATG GTTTTTTCATCTAGCACAG gttTCTCTATGTCTATATATGATGTGACATCAAGAAGCATTTATCTCAGATGGCCCAAGTTTTCAGGAGCCTTTACCTACAGAATCACAGCTACAGCTGTGAATACTGTGGGCCATTCTTTACAGGCTCATTTCAGTGGTATTACATTTACAGGCACGCTAACTTCATTAATTCCCAATACTGTTTATGTTATACAAGCAGAAGCCATTGACATGAATGGAATTATTCTGGCTGAAACACAGATTATGCAGTCAACAG ctCCAGACATACCTGTTATCAATCAAGCTTACTCAAAACTTAGCAACAGTATCACAGTGGAATGGAGAGCGGTACCTGGAGCTACAAGTTATCTACTGTCTGCACAAGATGGAGATTCCTGCATTGAAACTATAGTCACAAATCCACCGGGTACAGTTATGGGATTGAAACCTGCCACCTCGTACAGAATCACTATCAGATCTAtaaatgcaggaggaaaaagcCAGCCTtcacttttcagaaaagcaaaaacag TCCTGGCTGCTCCAGTTCTGTCTGTTAGTTCCCCGAGCTGTGACTCCATTGCAGTGAGCTGGAAAGCTGTGTATATGGCAGCTGGATTCTCTGTGTCCCTGATGAGATCGGATGGTTTGGGCAGAATGCTGAAGCAGAACACCACCAATACTTCCTTCGTATTTACAAATTTAGATCCAGGAACTCTCTATACTATCAAGGCATATGCCTGGAATGCCAATGGGCTTCCTGGAGATGATTTCACATACAACCAAAGAACAa GTCCTCAGGCGCCAGTGGATGTTCAAGTAGTTTTCAATAGCGGTGCTTTAAGAGCTGTTGTTTCTTGGATGCCAGCAGAAGGAGCTCTAACTTACACTGTGACAGCCTCCAGTGGACTCCTGAAACTGAATTGTAACACATCTTCTGCCTCCTGCATGGTACTGCCACTCCAGTGTGGATCTGAATATTCTGTTTCTGTCACAGCACATAATGATGCTGGATCCAGTAAACCTACTGATGCAGTAAGCTTAAAAACTA tcccttGTGCCCCAGGAAATATATCAATTGAAGAGGATGAACCTGGCAACTTGTTGGTATCATGGTCTAGTGTCAATTTTGGCCATTATTATGTGGTTTTTGTGAAGAGTGACGATGGCTTGGAAGTGCACTGCAACACATCACATACTCAATGCCATTTCCAATCAGACTGCGGTTTCACCTACTTCATTAGCGTCTTTGCATACAACAAGGCAGGGCAGAGTCCTTTAGGCGATGTATTCAATTACACCACTG CACCTTGCTGCCCCAGTGACTTCCACGCTGTGCTGGTGACAAGTGACACTGTGGAGGTGACCTGGGCTCCTGTCCGCGGTGCTGAACTGTACGAGACAAAAGCTGCTGAggggagcagtgctgtgctctgcaacGACACCGCCCCGGCCTGCACCTTGTCTGCTCTGCGCTGCAACACCCTCTACAACATCACTGTTTACTCATTCAGCGAGGCCAGGGGCAGCAACACATCATGCACATCTAAATATGTGGCAACAG CTCCCTGCAgtcctgaaattaaaaatatctcaaagGAGGCTCTTTCTGTAGTCACTGTGCATTGGCAGTCTAACAATGAAGAAGCTACATATACTGTAACTGCACGAGGAGAAGCTGGACTTTGGCATTGCACAAGCTCTGGAAATTTCTGTACCCTAGTTAATCTTCCCTGTGGATCAGCTTTCTCTGTTAGTGCTATTGCAAGGTCACCCGTTGGACAGAGCTTACCCAGCTACAGCGTTCCTTTAGAGACAG cTCCTTGTTGCCCTAATGACCTGACACTGACTCAAGTGACACAGTCTGTAACGAACATCAGCTGGTCTGCTGGGATGGGTGCTCAGACATATGTAACAGTGCTGGAGTCTTCCAAAGGATGGGCAAAATGTCACACTCTCCAAACCTACTGTCTCCTGGGATGCATCTCATGTGGCACCACCTATACAGTTTCACTGAGAGCAATCAGTGAAACTGGTTTGACATCCAGTTGCACATATCAAGGATACTCTTCCA GTGCTTGCTGTCCTTCTGGAGTGAAGCTGTACAGAATTGGCAATAACGGTATCCGGGTGTACTGGCGAGCTTCTGCAGAAGCAAAGAGCTACAATACTGATTTACGTGGGTCAAAAGGCAATTTCACCTGTACCCCTAGCTCTGGGCGAAGTTACTGTGATATCACTGAGATACCTTGTGGGGACGTCTACACAGTGGTAGTATCTCCAGTTACCGATAAGGAGCCAAAGCTGACTTTTTGTcctaagaaaatatattcag TAACCTGTTCTGGAAGCTCTGTTGGAATGG TGATTTATAGAGGAAAGAACAATGCAGAACATGTCTAG